The Euzebyales bacterium genome includes the window GCACGGTGCGCAGCGCCGCGGAGCATGCCTTCCGGAAGGCGTTCCGCACCAACCTGACGGGCAACACCGTGTCGTTCCTGGCCGCGGTCGTGCTGTGGCTCCTGGCCGTTGGGCCGGTGCGTGGCTTCGCGTTCACCCTGGGCCTGTCGACGTTGATCGACGCGCTGCTGTTCGCGACGTTCACCCGCTCGATCTTCGGCCTGGTGGCGAGGTCGCCCAGATTGGCGAACGCTCCGTGGACGGGGTTGCGCACGGTCACGGCCGAGTCCGCGGAGCCTGGCCGCCGCCCGCGGCAGAAGGTGAAGTCGAGATGACCTCATGCAGCGTCAGCGGTAGGTCGCGTGGCGTGACCTCATGCAGCGTCAGCGGTAGGTCGCGGCCATGACAACTGCGACGGCACCGCGCAGCGGCCGCCTCAAGCGGTTCTTCGAGGGCGAGACGCACATCGACTTCGTCGGCCGGTCGCGCCTGTGGCTGCTCATCACGGTGGCGCTGCTGGTGCTGTCTGCACTGGCCATGGCCGTGCGCGGCCTGAACTTCGGCATCGACTTCACCGGTGGCTCGTCGATGATCATCGAGGGCGCGACCGAGACGTTCACCGCCGAGGACGTCCGGGATGTCCTCAGTGAGATCGGGATCGACGAGGCCACGGTTCAACTGACGACCGACGGAACCGGCGTGCTGATCTCGACGACGGCGCTCGACGAGGTCGCAGGAGTCCAGCAGCGCGAGGTGGTCACCGCGCTGGCTGACCTGACCGGCGCCGACCCGCAGCAGATCGAGGTCAGCGCGATCGGACCGCGCTGGGGGCAGCAGATCAGCCGGCAGGCACTGGAGGGCCTCGCGGTGTTCCTGGTGCTTGTCACGATCTACATCTCGATCCGCTTCGAGTGGCGCATGGCGCTCGCCGCGCTGCTGACGCTGCTGCATGACGTGGTGGTGACGATCGGAATCTACGCTCTGGTCGGTTTCCAGGTGACGCCGGCGTCTGTCATCGCGCTGCTGACGATCCTGGGCTACTCGCTGTACGACACGGTGGTCGTGTTCGACAGGGTGACCGAGGACACCCAACGCCTGGGCTCGAGTGCATCGCGCACCTACTCCGAGGTCGCGAACCAGTCACTCAACGGCGTGCTCGTGCGCTCGCTGTCGACGTCGATCACGTCGCTGCTGCCGGTGGGCGCGCTGCTGTTCATCGGCGCGCAGCTCCTGGGTGCCACGACCTTGGAGGACCTGGCGCTGGCGTTGTTCATCGGCATGGCCGTCGGCACCTACTCCTCGCTGGTCGTCGCCACGCCACTGCTGTGCTGGCTCAAGGAGCGCGAGCCCCGTTGGGCCGAGCTGCGCCATCGCCTGGAGACCCGGCGCGGCGGCGCGGCGTGATCGACGCGTCCGCAGCGCGCGCGACCGGTGACGCGGTGCCCGCGCGGTCCTCGTCTGACCGACGCGCCCGTGGGGGAGGCCGCCGATGAGGATCTGGTTCGACGCGTCGATCCTGGCCGAGCACGTCCGCGACGTGCCCAACTTCCCCAACGAAGGCGTGACCTTCAAGGACATCACGCCGCTGCTGGGGAACCCCGCGGCGTTCTCGAGCGCCGTCGATGCCATCGTGGTCAGCTTCGGCCGCGGCTCGATCGACAAGGTCGTGGGCATCGAGGCCCGCGGGTTCATCCTCGCAACGCCCGTCGCGTACCACTTCGGCGCGGGGTTCGTGCCGATGCGCAAGCGGGGCAAGCTGCCGCGCGAGACGTACCAGGAGACCTACGACCTCGAATACGGTACCGAGACGCTCGAGGTCCACGCCGACGCCTTCGACGACGGCGACCGGGTGCTGATCGTCGACGACGTTCTCGCCACCGGGGGCACCGCCGCGGCGGCGTGTGGGCTGGTCACACGCGCCGGCGGGCACGTCGCCGGTCTCGCGTTCCTCATCGAGCTGACCTTCCTCGGTGGCGCCGACCGCATCTCGGGGCACGACTACACGAGCCTGCTCACCTACTGATCTCGTCGTAGGTCGCGTGGTCCGTGACCCGACAAACGGTTGCATCCCGACGCCGCGTCATTGTTCACGCGTCCGACGCCTGGCTATCATGGTCTGCAGATGCGGCATTTGCCCGGCATCGAAGGGATCGTTGGGCGTGGATGACGGTGTGGC containing:
- the secF gene encoding protein translocase subunit SecF gives rise to the protein MTTATAPRSGRLKRFFEGETHIDFVGRSRLWLLITVALLVLSALAMAVRGLNFGIDFTGGSSMIIEGATETFTAEDVRDVLSEIGIDEATVQLTTDGTGVLISTTALDEVAGVQQREVVTALADLTGADPQQIEVSAIGPRWGQQISRQALEGLAVFLVLVTIYISIRFEWRMALAALLTLLHDVVVTIGIYALVGFQVTPASVIALLTILGYSLYDTVVVFDRVTEDTQRLGSSASRTYSEVANQSLNGVLVRSLSTSITSLLPVGALLFIGAQLLGATTLEDLALALFIGMAVGTYSSLVVATPLLCWLKEREPRWAELRHRLETRRGGAA
- a CDS encoding adenine phosphoribosyltransferase; the protein is MRIWFDASILAEHVRDVPNFPNEGVTFKDITPLLGNPAAFSSAVDAIVVSFGRGSIDKVVGIEARGFILATPVAYHFGAGFVPMRKRGKLPRETYQETYDLEYGTETLEVHADAFDDGDRVLIVDDVLATGGTAAAACGLVTRAGGHVAGLAFLIELTFLGGADRISGHDYTSLLTY